The window GAACTGGGAATCTGAGCGTATTGCATTGATGGATACTATTCTAATGAAGATGGCAATCTGCGAACTGCTAAATTTCCCTTCTATTCCGGTAAAAGTTACAATTAATGAGTATTTGGAGTTATCAAAAGATTACAGTACACCGAAAAGTAACTCGTTTATTAATGGTATTTTGGACAAAATTTTAGGCGATCTTAAAAAGACTAATACGTTGAAAAAGGTTGGTCGTGGATTAATTGAAGATTAAAATGAAACAAATAATTATTCTTATTATTTCTGCATTATCATTAGTTGCTTGCCGAAATGCAAACAATCAAATAGGTGATACAAGTTCAAGTGTTTCAGTTGGAAATGATACTACAAAATCAAATGTTGCTCCGGCAGATGCACCCATCATTGTATTTGAAAATACTATTTATGATTTTAAAAAGATTATGCAGGGTGAGAAAGTTCAACATGATTTCAAACTAAAAAACAATGGTAAAAGTCCGTTAATCATTTTAAATGCAACGGCAACATGTGGCTGCACCATTCCAGAAACACCTAAAGCACCAATTATGCCTGGAAAATCTGGTGTAATTAAAGTGGTTTTCAATAGTGAAGGAAAATCGGGATTGCAGGATAAAGTGGTAACTATTACTTCGAATGCAAATCCAAAAATCAGTACCGTTCATTTGGTTGGAGAAGTGCTAGAAAAGAAATAATCCAATAATTGGAGACATAAAAATTAATAAATATATAAATAAATTAGAAATGACATTAACAGTAATTTTGCAAGCAGCGGGTGGTAGTAGCATGTTAAGTACAATTGTACCAATGGTATTAATTATGGTAGTTTTCTACTTTTTTATGATTCGCCCTCAGGTTAAAAAGGCTAAAGACCATAAAAAGTTAGTAGCAGAATTAGGTAGAGGAGATAAAATTATAACCACTGCAGGTATCCATGGAAAAATTATAGATTTAAACGAAACAACTTTCTTAATCGAAGTAGAAAGCGGTGCTAAAATCCGTTTTGATAAATCTGCAGTTTCTTTAGATGCAACAA is drawn from Pedobacter mucosus and contains these coding sequences:
- a CDS encoding DUF1573 domain-containing protein; translation: MKQIIILIISALSLVACRNANNQIGDTSSSVSVGNDTTKSNVAPADAPIIVFENTIYDFKKIMQGEKVQHDFKLKNNGKSPLIILNATATCGCTIPETPKAPIMPGKSGVIKVVFNSEGKSGLQDKVVTITSNANPKISTVHLVGEVLEKK
- the yajC gene encoding preprotein translocase subunit YajC, with amino-acid sequence MTLTVILQAAGGSSMLSTIVPMVLIMVVFYFFMIRPQVKKAKDHKKLVAELGRGDKIITTAGIHGKIIDLNETTFLIEVESGAKIRFDKSAVSLDATKAAVAPKV